In a genomic window of Vigna angularis cultivar LongXiaoDou No.4 chromosome 6, ASM1680809v1, whole genome shotgun sequence:
- the LOC108321928 gene encoding uncharacterized protein LOC108321928, whose translation MDRIFREQIGRCMDVYVDDMVVRSADGDGHLRDLEEVFRQVRKFGMRLNPAKCTFGVAAGKFLGFMLTSRGIEANPDKCEAILQMQSPTTLKEIQRLVGRLTALSRFIPNLADRMRPVLRKLKKGVGPPWDDECERAFQDVKTILVNPPVMNRPVPGGDLHIFLGVSETAISAVLMQERPQPRLIYFVSRTLLDAETRYQRVEKVALALLHASRRLRPYFQSHQVIVRTDFPISKILRKPDLAGRMVSWAVELSEFGLRYEPRGSIKGQHLADFTAELPPSGQDEWSLYVDGASGRSISGADIVLEGPNGFLLEHSLIFKFKVSNNQAEYEALVAGLELAKDMGARRITCRTDSELVVGQMNGNFQVREERLLRYFQRATDLAKAFDKVDIQHIPREQNTRADVLSKLSSGKEKGQLTTVVRQVLLQPSVECSAVSDGGKDWRTEIREIMTRQDEGRTVGPSKAKKVARYLVVGDDLYRRGFSSPLLKCLGEAEAHYVMDELHNGICGRHTGWRTLKARLLRAGYYWPNMEADTKAFVQRCVRQFV comes from the coding sequence ATGGACAGGATTTTCCGAGAACAAATAGGCCGGTGCATGGACGTATATGTGGACGACATGGTAGTCCGGTCCGCGGATGGAGATGGACACCTTAGAGACCTTGAGGAGGTGTTTCGACAAGTGAGGAAGTTCGGCATGCGCCTAAACCCCGCCAAATGTACATTTGGGGTAGCTGCCGGAAAGTTCTTGGGCTTCATGTTGACATCCAGGGGGATCGAGGCCAACCCGGACAAGTGTGAAGCGATACTACAAATGCAAAGTCCAACCACCCTTAAGGAAATCCAAAGACTGGTCGGACGCCTCACCGCTTTGTCCCGCTTTATCCCCAACCTGGCGGATAGAATGAGGCCGGTCCTGcgaaaattgaaaaaagggGTCGGCCCGCCTTGGGACGACGAATGCGAACGAGCGTTTCAGGACGTAAAAACCATCCTTGTTAACCCACCGGTCATGAACCGCCCGGTCCCAGGAGGAGATCTGCATATTTTCCTGGGAGTGTCAGAGACGGCCATCAGTGCCGTGCTAATGCAAGAACGGCCTCAGCCgaggttaatttattttgtgagtcGCACGCTCCTAGACGCCGAAACCCGATACCAACGGGTAGAGAAGGTGGCCTTAGCTTTGTTGCACGCCTCCCGAAGGCTTCGCCCTTACTTCCAAAGCCATCAAGTGATAGTCAGAACCGATTTCCCTATCTCCAAGATCCTCAGGAAGCCGGACTTAGCCGGACGGATGGTGTCCTGGGCCGTTGAGCTCTCAGAGTTCGGTTTACGGTATGAGCCGAGAGGATCGATCAAAGGCCAACACTTAGCAGATTTCACGGCCGAGTTACCACCGTCCGGCCAGGACGAGTGGAGCTTGTATGTGGATGGAGCGTCCGGTCGATCGATCAGCGGGGCCGACATCGTGCTCGAGGGCCCCAACGGATTCTTGCTGGAACATTCCTTGATCTTCAAGTTCAAGGTATCCAACAATCAGGCCGAGTATGAGGCCCTGGTGGCCGGCCTCGAGTTGGCGAAAGACATGGGAGCAAGAAGAATCACCTGCCGGACGGACTCAGAGTTGGTGGTGGGTCAAATGAATGGCAACTTCCAAGTTCGAGAGGAGCGTTTATTGCGATATTTCCAACGAGCAACGGACCTCGCAAAGGCGTTCGATAAAGTGGACATACAGCACATTCCCAGGGAACAAAACACGAGGGCGGACGTACTGTCTAAGCTTAGTTCgggaaaagaaaagggacaGTTAACTACTGTCGTGCGGCAGGTTCTACTTCAGCCTTCAGTAGAGTGTTCGGCGGTATCCGACGGGGGAAAGGATTGGCGAACAGAAATCAGAGAAATCATGACTCGCCAAGATGAAGGGCGGACGGTAGGACCGAGCAAAGCCAAGAAGGTCGCCCGGTATCTTGTGGTGGGGGACGACCTATATCGCAGAGGATTCTCCTCCCCTCTCCTTAAATGCTTGGGAGAGGCAGAAGCCCATTACGTTATGGACGAGCTCCATAATGGTATTTGCGGCCGCCACACAGGTTGGCGAACGCTAAAAGCCCGACTACTAAGAGCCGGATATTACTGGCCTAATATGGAAGCAGACACAaaggcgttcgtccaaagatGCGTTCGCCAATTCGTTTGA
- the LOC108321929 gene encoding uncharacterized protein LOC108321929: MSMDDPVEMIRVLQQKMDEMQQRHEDEMATVKADCEARIAREVGRIDGGERVKDKGKEVAGERPPPDTECDRTWRPTGSEAEGSKAKSVHAESVAEDGRMVVKSEPSSALLLPFTQNIMNVQISEQFVASQFKMYNGTTDPASHIQTFSNAMAFRTGNEAIWCRAFSLSLEDEALEWFNTLPPNSIENFTGLKQLFIKQFTASSTQDLTVFELMTLKQGKDEALRTFMDRYQKTVRRVKSLTPELALHYILPALKPGPFKDSVCRRAPKTMEELRERAADEIRVEEMKLSYKKENQEAREPRTDGHTTEECWTLRDKIEELIRAGKLKKYVCDERPPQSTDRPAQRSAYRKDKPRSTRAERPRSERRPNRSRSRSRERPLRGHINTISGGFAGGGSSSSARKRHVRALQSVHLVDKPRRSMPPITFSDEDFHAPDPDQDDPMVITAEIARYGISKVLVD, encoded by the exons atgagcaTGGACGACCCCGTTGAGATGATTCGCGTATTGCAGCAGAAAATGGACGAGATGCAGCAGCGCCACGAGGACGAGATGGCGACCGTAAAGGCCGACTGCGAAGCCCGGATAGCCCGGGAGGTTGGACGGATAGACGGGGGAGAGCGAGTAAAGGATAAAGGAAAGGAGGTGGCGGGAGAGCGCCCGCCCCCAGATACCGAGTGTGATAGGACTTGGAGGCCCACCGGATCTGAAGCAGAAGGAAGCAAGGCTAAATCGGTGCATGCGGAGAGCGTTGCCGAGGACGGGCGGATGGTAGTCAAGTCGGAGCCGTCATCCGCCTTATTGCTTCCATTCACCCAGAACATAATGAATGTCCAAATCTCGGAGCAATTTGTGGCTTCGCAGTTCAAAATGTATAACGGGACAACGGATCCTGCGTCCCATATCCAGACGTTCTCGAACGCAATGGCGTTCCGAACGGGCAATGAAGCCATTTGGTGCCGAGCGTTCTCGCTCTCATTGGAGGACGAAGCATTGGAATGGTTTAATACCCTCCCCCCTAATTCAATAGAAAACTTTACCGGGTTAAAGCAGCTATTCATTAAACAATTCACGGCCAGTAGTACCCAAGACTTGACCGTATTCGAATTAATGACCCTCAAGCAGGGGAAGGATGAAGCGCTGCGGACGTTTATGGACAGGTATCAGAAGACCGTCCGGCGCGTGAAAAGCCTGACGCCAGAGCTCGCCCTTCACTATATCCTGCCGGCTCTAAAGCCGGGGCCGTTTAAGGATAGCGTCTGCAGGCGAGCGCCCAAAACAATGGAGGAGCTGAGGGAACGAGCGGCAGATGAGATAAGGGTGGAGGAGATGAAGCTCTcctacaaaaaagaaaatcaagaagcCAGGGAACCAAGGACGGACG GTCATACCACCGAGGAATGTTGGACCCTCAGGGATAAAATAGAGGAGCTCATCCGGGCAGGAAAGCTTAAGAAATACGTCTGTGATGAACGCCCGCCCCAATCAACCGATCGGCCTGCTCAGAGGTCGGCGTACCGAAAAGATAAGCCGAGGAGCACGAGAGCGGAGCGACCCCGCTCAGAGAGGCGACCGAACCGAAGTCGAAGCCGCAGCCGGGAACGCCCCTTGAGAGGACATATCAACACTATTTCTGGAGGATTCGCGGGAGGAGGATCGTCCTCCTCCGCCCGTAAACGCCATGTTCGAGCCCTCCAGTCCGTGCATTTAGTAGACAAGCCACGCCGCTCCATGCCGCCCATCACCTTTTCGGATGAAGATTTTCACGCCCCTGATCCTGACCAGGACGACCCAATGGTCATAACGGCAGAGATAGCGCGGTACGGAATCAGCAAAGTTCTAGTTGACTAG